A genome region from Scyliorhinus canicula chromosome 16, sScyCan1.1, whole genome shotgun sequence includes the following:
- the LOC119950600 gene encoding protein phosphatase 1K, mitochondrial-like, whose product MATLAVSLVYRHGRLMAGKRAKFTSCLQQKLCRSCQFSTISTKMNWAAIERSMPLSAWESFGIWLDDPVVLPPRISALQCKEKIANIGCVSQIGKRRENEDRFSIAELSAGLFCFAVFDGHGGTDAAEVCSRYIGHYIQQNLQRETDLEKILLNSFLQIDRDFIQNVYGLKEGALLTSGTTATVALLNETLLIVASVGDSPAILCREGKAKQLTDDHTPRRRDEQKRIKDCGGFIDWNSAGDPYVNGRLAMTRSIGDVDLKPFGVTARPEVNTMELDHAKDCFLILTTDGVSGIIEAQEVCDIVKKCQDPSEAAAVVNEQALQYGTQDNVTTMVVPFGAWGKHRTSLAHTSFGRMMVASSRWS is encoded by the exons ATGGCTACGCTTGCGGTCTCTCTTGTTTACCGACATGGCAGGCTTATGGCTGGTAAAAGAGCAAAGTTCACCTCGTGTCTCCAGCAGAAGCTTTGTCGCTCTTGTCAATTTTCCACCATTAGCACTAAAATGAACTGGGCAGCCATTGAAAGAAGTATGCCATTGTCAGCTTGGGAAAGCTTTGGGATTTGGCTAGACGACCCGGTAGTTTTGCCACCTAGAATATCGGCTCTTCAGTGTAAAGAGAAGATTGCCAATATCGGCTGTGTAAGTCAGATTGGAAAAAGAAGGGAGAATGAAGATCGTTTTAGTATAGCTGAGCTATCTGCTGGATTATTCTGCTTTGCTGTTTTTGATGGGCACGGAGGGACTGATGCTGCTGAGGTTTGCTCCCGATATATTGGACACTATATTCA GCAAAACCTACAAAGGGAAACCGATTTGGAAAAAATTTTGTTAAATTCTTTTCTACAAATAGATCGTGACTTTATACAAAATGTTTATGGTTTGAAGGAAG GTGCTTTGCTAACATCAGGGACAACTGCAACGGTGGCATTGCTGAATGAAACTCTGCTGATAGTCGCAAGTGTTGGTGATAGTCCAGCTATTCTTTGTCGTGAAGGAAAGGCAAAACAATTAACAGATGATCACACCCCAAGACGGAGAGATGAACAGAAAAG GATTAAGGATTGTGGCGGTTTCATAGATTGGAACAGTGCTGGAGATCCATATGTGAACGGCCGATTGGCCATGACCCGTAGCATTGGGGATGTGGATCTCAAACCTTTTGGAGTAACTGCTCGACCAGAAGTTAACACCATGGAG CTGGATCATGCAAAAGACTGTTTCCTGATCCTGACGACTGATGGAGTTAGTGGAATTATAGAAGCACAAGAGGTGTGTGATATTGTGAAAAAATGCCAGGATCCATCCGAAGCTGCTGCAGTTGTAAATGAACAG GCATTGCAGTATGGAACACAAGACAATGTAACGACCATGGTCGTTCCATTTGGTGCGTGGGGAAAACACAGGACTTCACTTGCTCATACAAGTTTTGGACGAATGATGGTTGCAAGCTCTAGATGGAGCTGA